A DNA window from Actinokineospora baliensis contains the following coding sequences:
- a CDS encoding tetratricopeptide repeat protein, producing MTEFGTALRRGRHAKGMSLSALADAAFISRGYLSKIETGKGRASREIAAACDAALDAGGALLALLDEPDRPARAGTGPGLHGLPDATGHLVGRADVLDQLSSVLHGDFVRMCVVHGLAGVGKTTVAVSAARDAEDSFPDGSVFLDLRGHTPGATPVHPLEASHALLSLLGVASERVPPDVDGRSNLLRDLLRGRRMLLVFDNVATAAQVRPLLPAEDGCRVLITSRGRLPALDEAWHIPLDMLEPADAVALLRSVAGNRAPAAAEAEEIAALCGYLPLAIRIAAARLASGTGARLRDRLADERTRLLALDDGERAVAAAFAVSYAALTDKERALFGLLAVHPGPVLEVPAVEAMAALPIGEAEVLLDRLHDASLITVDDVGHIGVHDLVRAFAARHAKPAEEGQAVAVVRLVDYALAKVIAADKTLEPSRYRPAIDHTPLPPFADPEAALTWLRAQWPTLERVVDLAATRELHTACWQLAFVLRAFFFRDKLYEPWLATHTRALDATDALGDLSATGMILNNLGMAYIDAGRITDAISCHERALAAFTAARNTWGRTDALSSLAWARLYHGEPEVTAHDLEEALAAYRTAGRMRNVAIASRGIALALTMLERYDEALEHAERARAQPDQQPVDVLMALNCLAWIHYNAGRLDEAVRLYREACGLAELAGSAYELARALTGLGNVAAVRGDVAASRAHWGEADRQETRLLPEVLGEEKVRRSLASG from the coding sequence ATGACCGAGTTCGGAACCGCTCTGCGGCGCGGCAGGCACGCCAAGGGCATGTCGCTGTCGGCGCTGGCCGACGCCGCCTTCATCAGCCGCGGCTACCTCAGCAAGATCGAAACGGGGAAGGGCAGGGCGAGCCGCGAGATCGCGGCCGCCTGCGACGCGGCCCTCGACGCCGGTGGCGCCCTGCTCGCCCTGCTCGACGAACCGGACCGGCCCGCGCGAGCGGGGACCGGGCCCGGGCTGCACGGGCTGCCGGACGCCACCGGTCACCTGGTCGGCCGCGCGGACGTGCTCGACCAGCTGTCCTCCGTGCTGCACGGCGACTTCGTCCGGATGTGCGTGGTGCACGGCCTGGCCGGGGTCGGCAAGACCACGGTGGCCGTCAGCGCGGCCCGCGACGCCGAGGACTCCTTCCCGGACGGGTCGGTGTTCCTCGACCTGCGCGGCCACACCCCCGGCGCGACCCCCGTGCACCCGCTGGAGGCATCGCACGCGCTGCTCAGCCTGCTCGGCGTCGCCTCCGAGCGCGTCCCGCCCGATGTGGACGGCCGCTCGAACCTGCTGCGCGACCTGCTGCGCGGTCGGCGGATGCTGCTGGTGTTCGACAACGTCGCCACCGCGGCGCAGGTGCGCCCGCTGCTGCCCGCCGAGGACGGCTGCCGGGTGCTGATCACCAGCCGCGGCAGGCTGCCCGCGCTCGACGAGGCCTGGCACATCCCGCTGGACATGCTCGAGCCCGCCGACGCGGTCGCCCTGCTGCGCTCGGTCGCCGGGAACCGGGCGCCCGCCGCCGCGGAGGCCGAGGAGATCGCCGCCCTCTGCGGGTACCTGCCGCTGGCGATCCGCATCGCCGCCGCCCGCTTGGCGTCGGGCACGGGCGCCCGGCTGCGCGACCGCCTCGCCGACGAACGAACCCGCCTGCTCGCCCTCGACGACGGTGAACGCGCGGTCGCCGCGGCCTTCGCCGTGTCCTACGCAGCACTGACCGACAAGGAGCGCGCTTTGTTCGGGCTGCTGGCCGTGCATCCCGGTCCCGTGCTGGAGGTCCCTGCTGTCGAGGCAATGGCCGCTCTGCCTATAGGCGAGGCCGAGGTCCTACTCGACCGCCTGCACGACGCCAGCCTGATCACCGTCGACGACGTAGGCCACATCGGGGTGCACGACCTAGTGCGCGCCTTCGCCGCCCGGCACGCCAAACCCGCCGAGGAGGGCCAAGCGGTCGCAGTGGTCCGCCTAGTCGACTACGCCTTGGCCAAGGTCATAGCCGCCGACAAGACCCTCGAACCGTCCCGCTACCGCCCCGCGATCGACCACACCCCGCTGCCGCCCTTCGCCGACCCAGAGGCGGCCCTGACCTGGCTGCGGGCCCAGTGGCCCACCCTCGAACGCGTCGTCGACCTGGCCGCGACCCGCGAACTGCACACGGCGTGCTGGCAGCTCGCCTTCGTCCTCCGCGCCTTCTTCTTCCGCGACAAGCTCTACGAGCCCTGGCTGGCCACCCACACCCGGGCCCTCGACGCCACCGACGCCCTAGGTGACCTGTCGGCCACCGGCATGATCCTCAACAACCTGGGCATGGCCTACATCGACGCGGGCCGCATCACCGACGCCATCTCCTGCCACGAACGCGCCCTGGCGGCCTTCACCGCCGCCCGCAACACCTGGGGCCGCACCGACGCCCTGTCCAGCCTCGCCTGGGCCCGCCTCTACCACGGCGAACCCGAGGTGACCGCGCACGACCTCGAGGAGGCGCTCGCCGCGTACCGGACCGCCGGGCGGATGCGGAACGTGGCCATCGCCTCCCGCGGGATCGCCCTGGCCCTGACCATGCTGGAACGGTATGACGAGGCGCTCGAACACGCGGAACGCGCGCGGGCACAACCCGACCAGCAACCGGTGGACGTGCTGATGGCCCTCAACTGCCTGGCCTGGATCCACTACAACGCGGGCAGACTCGACGAGGCGGTGCGCCTATACCGGGAGGCGTGCGGCTTGGCGGAACTGGCGGGCAGCGCTTACGAACTGGCCCGCGCACTGACGGGGTTGGGCAACGTCGCCGCGGTGCGAGGGGACGTCGCGGCTTCGCGGGCGCACTGGGGGGAAGCGGACCGACAGGAGACGCGGCTGCTGCCGGAGGTGCTGGGAGAGGAGAAGGTCCGCCGCTCCCTGGCCTCCGGCTGA
- a CDS encoding ABC transporter substrate-binding protein translates to MIALLISAVALLLWAGVIWYGFDRRVFRKRRPGQIRPAPSRRVVITVVLGLLAAPVVAVASSWGYLTCLGGGFDLGISRSDGECVGITDGGYEFSGALSDDFGDDTRGALDRVEAKIAEQNAAIEKPAVTVAFVATFTSDLSGPRLVHQLEGAAAAQQRINRDRPYAVRLVLAHLGTAEKQWKTVLDQVVELRDDQEQPLVAAIGLGLSTSELAEITRTLSEKEIPMVSDVVTATNVGTTRDFRRIAYSNRDQVQALLAKPIPPSESVLLMRYADDTDTYTKSGAEATAQLLNDNDIQHKKLDFGTAIALDPLCPTANGSATVFYAGRSRYLSRLFDELVKDNTCGHITVLSTSDAAILKLAGSDKTAIDSWGIQRVNNLLEPGGRFSIRYTPLSQENSRPQFQDLKAAMNDLDFNPADLSTGWAANAWDALKVVDSWINKVLAEGRKLDATEVLARSRVMHTGQGAQMFDGATGSFCFAENGDRVDSTAPTCDLSARKPLTVVAVP, encoded by the coding sequence GTGATCGCCCTGCTGATCTCCGCCGTCGCGCTGCTGCTCTGGGCGGGCGTGATCTGGTACGGCTTCGACCGCCGGGTTTTCCGCAAGCGGCGGCCCGGCCAGATCCGACCGGCTCCCAGCCGCCGGGTCGTGATCACCGTCGTCCTCGGTCTCCTCGCCGCCCCGGTCGTGGCCGTCGCCTCGTCGTGGGGCTACCTCACCTGCCTGGGCGGCGGCTTCGACCTGGGCATCTCCCGCTCCGACGGCGAGTGCGTGGGGATCACCGACGGTGGCTACGAGTTCTCCGGCGCCTTGAGCGACGACTTCGGCGACGACACCCGCGGCGCGCTCGACAGGGTCGAGGCCAAGATCGCCGAGCAGAACGCCGCGATCGAGAAACCCGCTGTCACCGTGGCGTTCGTGGCGACCTTCACCTCAGACCTGTCCGGGCCGCGGCTGGTGCACCAGCTCGAGGGGGCGGCCGCTGCCCAGCAGCGCATCAACCGCGACCGGCCCTACGCCGTGCGGTTGGTGCTGGCGCACCTGGGTACGGCGGAGAAGCAGTGGAAGACGGTGCTCGACCAGGTGGTCGAGCTGCGCGACGACCAGGAACAACCGCTGGTCGCGGCCATCGGCCTCGGGTTGAGCACGAGCGAGCTCGCCGAGATCACCCGCACCCTGTCGGAGAAGGAGATCCCCATGGTGTCCGATGTGGTCACCGCGACCAACGTGGGGACCACGCGGGACTTCCGCCGGATCGCCTACTCGAACCGCGATCAGGTGCAAGCGCTCCTGGCCAAACCCATTCCCCCTTCGGAGTCCGTGCTGCTCATGCGCTACGCCGATGACACGGACACCTACACCAAGTCCGGTGCTGAGGCGACCGCCCAGTTGCTGAACGACAACGACATCCAGCACAAGAAGCTTGATTTCGGAACCGCCATCGCGCTCGACCCCCTGTGCCCGACGGCGAACGGCTCCGCGACGGTGTTCTACGCGGGCAGGTCGCGCTACCTGTCGCGGCTGTTCGACGAACTGGTCAAGGACAACACCTGCGGCCACATCACCGTGCTGTCCACCTCGGACGCCGCCATCCTGAAACTGGCCGGATCGGACAAGACGGCGATCGACTCTTGGGGCATCCAGCGGGTGAACAACCTGCTCGAGCCCGGCGGGCGGTTCTCGATCCGCTACACGCCGCTGTCCCAGGAGAACTCCCGCCCGCAGTTCCAGGACCTCAAGGCCGCGATGAACGACCTCGACTTCAACCCCGCCGACCTGAGCACCGGGTGGGCGGCCAACGCCTGGGACGCGCTGAAAGTCGTCGATTCCTGGATCAACAAGGTCCTCGCCGAGGGCAGGAAACTGGACGCCACGGAGGTCTTGGCCCGCTCGCGCGTGATGCACACCGGCCAGGGCGCGCAGATGTTCGACGGTGCGACGGGCTCGTTCTGCTTCGCGGAGAACGGGGACCGCGTCGACAGCACGGCTCCGACGTGCGATCTGAGCGCGCGCAAGCCGCTGACCGTGGTCGCCGTGCCGTAG
- a CDS encoding GMC family oxidoreductase — MDVIVVGAGSAGSVVARRLVDAGARVTLLEAGDRDTNPAIHDPARAGELWHGPQDWDHHTVPQPHAANRRLHLPRGKVLGGSHALNAMIWVRGAAADYDGWGQPGWAWADVRAVYERIENDLLPVTANEPLHPIQRSIVDAAVQIGIGFNPDYNAGELDGVSVEQITARDGRRINTWIAYGEPILDSPLFTVHTGSIVHRVLFEGTRAVGVLAEVDGELRELRADRVVLSAGALASPTILLRSGVGPAGDLRVLGIDVVADLPGVGENLHDHLLSPVIFATDRREVEPPVSGRSVTQTHLFWRSRPDLALPDTQPIHFSVPMYEPWMSGPPTGFSLMAGMVTPRSRGSLRLSGPGVADEPLIDLAALEHPDDLASLIASVEQCRRLGAAPALAEEWGARELYPSAGTDVEEYVRRTAITYHHQVGTCKMGADPLAVVGPDLAVHGLTGLTVADASVMPTVPTGNTNAPAVMIGERAADLLSR, encoded by the coding sequence ATGGACGTCATCGTGGTCGGAGCGGGCTCGGCGGGCTCGGTCGTGGCGCGGCGGCTGGTCGACGCGGGGGCGCGGGTCACGCTGCTGGAGGCGGGCGACCGGGACACCAACCCGGCCATCCACGACCCGGCGCGCGCGGGGGAGCTGTGGCACGGGCCGCAGGACTGGGACCACCACACCGTGCCGCAGCCGCACGCCGCCAACCGCCGCCTGCACCTGCCGCGCGGCAAGGTGCTCGGCGGGTCGCACGCGCTCAACGCGATGATCTGGGTCCGCGGTGCCGCCGCCGACTACGACGGGTGGGGGCAGCCGGGGTGGGCGTGGGCGGACGTGCGGGCGGTGTACGAGCGGATCGAGAACGACCTGCTCCCGGTCACCGCCAACGAACCGCTGCACCCCATCCAGCGGTCCATTGTGGACGCAGCGGTGCAGATCGGGATCGGGTTCAACCCCGACTACAACGCGGGTGAGCTCGACGGCGTGTCGGTCGAGCAGATCACCGCCCGCGACGGTCGTCGCATCAACACCTGGATCGCTTACGGGGAGCCGATCCTCGATAGTCCTTTGTTCACCGTCCACACGGGATCAATCGTGCACCGCGTGCTGTTCGAAGGCACTCGCGCGGTCGGTGTGCTCGCCGAGGTCGATGGTGAGCTGCGGGAGTTGCGCGCCGACCGGGTGGTGCTGTCGGCTGGTGCGCTCGCGTCCCCCACGATCCTGCTCCGCAGCGGGGTCGGGCCCGCGGGTGACCTGCGCGTGCTGGGGATCGACGTGGTGGCCGACCTGCCCGGGGTCGGCGAGAACTTGCACGACCACCTGCTGTCCCCGGTGATCTTCGCGACCGACCGCCGCGAGGTCGAACCGCCGGTGAGCGGCCGCTCGGTGACCCAGACGCACCTGTTCTGGCGCAGCAGGCCGGACCTGGCGCTGCCGGACACGCAGCCGATCCACTTCAGCGTGCCGATGTACGAGCCGTGGATGTCCGGGCCGCCCACCGGGTTCTCGCTGATGGCGGGCATGGTGACGCCGCGCAGCCGGGGCAGCCTGCGCCTGTCGGGCCCCGGCGTCGCCGACGAGCCGCTGATCGACCTCGCCGCCCTCGAGCACCCCGACGACCTCGCCAGCCTCATCGCCTCCGTCGAGCAGTGCCGCCGCCTCGGCGCGGCGCCCGCCCTCGCCGAGGAGTGGGGCGCCCGCGAGCTGTACCCGTCGGCGGGCACCGACGTCGAGGAGTACGTCCGCCGCACCGCGATCACCTACCACCACCAGGTCGGCACCTGCAAGATGGGCGCCGACCCCCTCGCCGTCGTCGGCCCCGACCTCGCCGTCCACGGCCTCACCGGGCTCACCGTCGCCGACGCCTCGGTCATGCCCACCGTGCCGACCGGCAACACCAACGCCCCCGCCGTCATGATCGGCGAACGGGCCGCGGACCTGTTGTCCCGCTAG